From the genome of Nanoarchaeota archaeon, one region includes:
- a CDS encoding PGF-pre-PGF domain-containing protein: protein WLARYENGWNKLKTDLLNSTATVNYYRAYTNAFSYFAIVGEKAQAAQAPAPVVEPVNENPAQQKSVNEETPKEQLTPSEPEKSKPSYVGYVIAILVIIVGVWVARSKVLHKAMKETIKEQPAPVVKNIFTKPKISRKVNSSKTKDLDDIQRRIDGIKRKSRK, encoded by the coding sequence ATGGCTTGCTCGCTATGAAAACGGCTGGAACAAGCTGAAGACGGATTTGCTCAATTCAACCGCGACTGTGAATTATTACCGTGCATATACTAACGCATTTTCTTATTTTGCGATTGTCGGAGAGAAAGCGCAGGCGGCTCAGGCGCCTGCACCTGTTGTAGAGCCTGTAAATGAGAATCCGGCGCAACAGAAGTCTGTGAATGAGGAAACGCCTAAAGAACAATTAACGCCGAGCGAACCGGAAAAGTCCAAGCCTTCGTATGTCGGGTATGTTATTGCAATTCTGGTAATTATTGTCGGCGTATGGGTGGCAAGAAGCAAGGTATTGCACAAAGCAATGAAAGAGACTATTAAAGAGCAACCTGCGCCCGTAGTAAAAAACATCTTTACAAAACCAAAAATCTCGCGTAAAGTGAATTCTTCAAAAACCAAAGACCTCGACGATATCCAGAGGCGCATAGACGGAATAAAGAGGAAGAGTAGGAAATAG